In one window of Methanolobus mangrovi DNA:
- a CDS encoding TolB family protein: protein MQTVEAHDFLLAQGTEEQITLNGSYQGDPVIYEDIIAWNDKRNGNWDIYMYNITSGNESSVTTNEFDQYYPAIYEDRIVWYDNRSGNDDIYMYNITSGDEDQITINESAQLDPAIYGNFIVWTDYRYGPLGDIYMYNTTSYTEFPVAVYHQSQWTPAIYGNRIVWGDTRSNWNIYMYNVSSGNTTQITTNESKQYIPVIYKDLIVWYDERNGNGDIYMYNITSGNESQVTTNEFNQYYPAIYEDRIVWMDNRTGNWDIYMYNITSGKEYQITTNTSMQSNPAIYKDRIVWMDYRNGNSDIYMFTLDLVEKDPSEAIGDFKEHVFGLHNADASTKKTLNVKLDNVINKLDKEDYDKAIKKLEDFIKFVNEMVEEERLDSAQAEFLIDQAERLINLIQNYEG from the coding sequence GTGCAAACTGTAGAAGCTCATGATTTTCTACTTGCACAAGGTACAGAAGAGCAGATAACTTTAAATGGATCATATCAAGGTGATCCTGTAATCTACGAAGACATAATCGCCTGGAATGACAAACGCAATGGTAATTGGGATATTTATATGTACAATATCACTTCTGGAAACGAATCTTCAGTCACTACAAATGAATTTGACCAATATTATCCTGCAATCTACGAGGATAGAATTGTTTGGTATGATAATCGCAGTGGTAACGATGATATCTACATGTATAATATCACTTCAGGCGATGAAGACCAGATTACCATAAATGAATCCGCTCAGTTAGATCCTGCAATTTACGGAAACTTCATAGTATGGACTGATTACCGTTATGGTCCTCTGGGTGACATCTACATGTACAATACCACTTCATATACTGAATTCCCTGTGGCTGTGTACCATCAATCCCAATGGACTCCTGCAATCTATGGGAATAGGATAGTATGGGGAGATACCCGCAGTAACTGGAACATCTACATGTACAATGTCAGTTCAGGTAATACAACTCAGATAACAACAAACGAATCTAAGCAATATATTCCGGTAATTTATAAGGATCTTATAGTTTGGTATGATGAACGTAATGGTAATGGTGACATCTATATGTATAACATTACTTCAGGTAATGAATCTCAGGTAACTACAAACGAATTCAATCAGTACTATCCTGCAATCTACGAAGATAGAATTGTCTGGATGGATAACCGTACTGGAAACTGGGATATCTACATGTACAATATCACTTCAGGAAAAGAATACCAGATTACTACAAACACATCCATGCAGTCTAATCCTGCAATCTACAAAGACAGGATTGTCTGGATGGATTATCGTAATGGTAATTCGGATATATACATGTTCACTCTGGATCTTGTTGAAAAGGATCCATCAGAAGCAATTGGAGATTTCAAAGAACATGTTTTTGGTCTGCATAATGCAGATGCTTCTACCAAAAAAACCCTCAATGTAAAACTTGATAACGTTATCAATAAGCTTGATAAAGAAGACTATGACAAGGCTATCAAGAAACTGGAGGATTTTATTAAATTCGTTAATGAGATGGTAGAAGAAGAAAGATTGGATAGTGCTCAGGCTGAGTTTCTAATTGATCAAGCGGAGAGACTCATTAATCTGATACAAAATTATGAAGGGTAA